TGATGCGGGTCCGAATGGTGCCAATTCGCGAAGTCTTTGTGCGAATGCAGTTCGTGATTCGCGACTTAGTGCGCGAGGCCGGCAAGCAGGTCTCGTTGCGTCTTACTGGGGAAGATACACAGATCGACAAGTACGTTGTCGAGCGGATCATGGATCCGCTGTTGCACCTGGTGCGAAACGCGGTCAGCCATGGCCTGGAATCCCCCGAGCAACGCGTGGCGAACGGCAAGCAGCCTGAAGGTTTAATTCATCTGCGAGCTAAGACGCTGGGGGAAACGGTAGTTATCGAAGTCGAAGACGATGGTCGTGGCATTGATGCTGATCAGGTGCTCAAACTGGCTCGCGCGAGAGGGATTCCCTTAGCACTGGATCGAATGGACGATTCCCAGTTGCTCGATGTTCTGTGCGTTCCCGGGTTTTCCACTCGCCAAACCGTTGATCGGGTCAGTGGCCGTGGCATCGGCATGGATGTGGTCCGGCAGACGGTTGAAGAGTTGGGCGGGCAACTTACTCTGAGTACGGCAGTTGGCCGCGGGAGCCGGTTTGAAATTCAGTTGCCGCTGACGGTTTCGATCACCGAAGCACTCATTGTGCAGGTTGGTGAGCAGCGTTACGCGGTCCCGCAAGTTAGTATTCGCGAGATCATCAAGCTGGAAACTGCAGAACTCACGGTCATGGAGCAGAACGATCTCCTGCGATATCGCGAGGGGGCTCTGCCGATTCTCTGGCTCTCACGCTTTTTCGGAAGCAGTGTCGCGCGCGATCGACAGCACTTTGCGCTCGTTGTCGGTGAAGGATCGCAGGCAGCGGGAATTGCCGTCGACCGGGTGCTCGGGCTGCAGGAAATTGTGGTGCGGCCGCTCACCGATGCCCTCGTGCAAGTGCCCGGCATCTCAGGAGCGACCGAGCTCGGAGATGGACGCGTGGTGTTGATTCTGGATACCTCGCGTCTGGTTCGCGGCGGCCGTAAGAACGCACCTGGTCCGCAACTGAATATCCCCGCCAATCGTGCAGCACATGCCACAGGAGCCCCGCATGGCGTCTGAAAAAGGAAGCGGAACGAGCCAATCGTTCATCCTGTTCGAGTTGGCTAACACGGCCTACGCGCTAAAGAGCGACGTGGTGCAGCAAATGGAGATGGTGGAGCAAATTACTCCTGTCCCCAATTCGCCTTCGTTCGTCGATGGAGTGGTGTTCGTGCGTGGACAGGTAGTGCCTGTCGTAAACCTGCGAGCTCGCTTTGGGTTTGATCGCACCGTGCGAGACTTGCGGACGCGCTTGATGGTGGTTACTCACGCGGGAAGAACGGTGGGCCTGTTGGTCGACTCCGCGCGCGAGTTCATCACGGTCAGCACCGAGGCCATCAATCAACCTCCTGAAACAATCACTGCCCTGAGTGGCAGATACTTGGCTGGGATTGCCAGCATCGGCGAACGACTGGTTCTGATTCTCGATGTCGCTGAAGTACTGAATTTTCAAGAAATCGCTGCTCCTACACCTTGACCGATCTCGGAGTCTATTCTCATGCCTCTTCGTTCCAATCGACGCGCGACCCCCAGCGACTCTCCGATGGGTCAAACCGATACGATGCAGATCACGTCTGCAGCGGTGGAACTGACTCGCATTACCGACGAGTTACAACGCGGCATCGAAACGCAAAAGACATCGCTAGACAAAGTTGTTACCCAGACCAAGGCGACCGCAACTTCGTTAAAAGAGACCGCTAC
Above is a window of Anatilimnocola aggregata DNA encoding:
- a CDS encoding chemotaxis protein CheA → MSTDPIADTDRSRFAEFLADYFVECDEHLALARRALLGLESLLPQERIDKSLVDELFRSFHSLKGLSAMVGFQEPEQLAHHLESFLGAVRRNQTQLTLTGLETLVSGVVALEQVIAARRDQSQLPELAPLLTRIAALLPVAGTAVAGETRRTAPSSSLGEKGVLIAEKIRTGQRAWEIVFRPSAELSQRGIDVNAVRKQLQGLGEIVHSSPVIAPTGGIEFSFILLTAPDVEATTCIQGEGLICRQFELPAPAAAPVEAIVAQSAEEGSSTHLTPANVVRVDLDRLDELMRLVGELVLSRARLDEGLSHLRSAPTAQLRGLRETASTIERQLRDLREGVMRVRMVPIREVFVRMQFVIRDLVREAGKQVSLRLTGEDTQIDKYVVERIMDPLLHLVRNAVSHGLESPEQRVANGKQPEGLIHLRAKTLGETVVIEVEDDGRGIDADQVLKLARARGIPLALDRMDDSQLLDVLCVPGFSTRQTVDRVSGRGIGMDVVRQTVEELGGQLTLSTAVGRGSRFEIQLPLTVSITEALIVQVGEQRYAVPQVSIREIIKLETAELTVMEQNDLLRYREGALPILWLSRFFGSSVARDRQHFALVVGEGSQAAGIAVDRVLGLQEIVVRPLTDALVQVPGISGATELGDGRVVLILDTSRLVRGGRKNAPGPQLNIPANRAAHATGAPHGV
- a CDS encoding chemotaxis protein CheW encodes the protein MASEKGSGTSQSFILFELANTAYALKSDVVQQMEMVEQITPVPNSPSFVDGVVFVRGQVVPVVNLRARFGFDRTVRDLRTRLMVVTHAGRTVGLLVDSAREFITVSTEAINQPPETITALSGRYLAGIASIGERLVLILDVAEVLNFQEIAAPTP